The Bacillus sp. Y1 genome includes the window ACTATTTCCTCGCTTGATCAAACAAAGACAGCATGCCAAAGCATGCTGTCTTTGTTTGGTCTCTATTCAAGTGTGATGCGGTCTACTGTTTCACGATCTAGACGTTTGATGACTTCAACGATTAACTTAACTGCGTTCTCGTAGTCATCACGGTGCAGCATAGCTGCATGTGAATGGATGTATCGAGTTGCAATCGTAATTGCTAAGGAAGGGACTCCTTTATGAGAAATATGGATCGACCCTGCATCCGTGCCACCACCAGCAATTGCATCGAATTGATATGGAATTCCAAGTTCATCCGCTGTATCCGTTACTAAATCTCTTAATCCTTTGTGAGACACCATACTTGCGTCATACAGAATGATTTGTGGGCCTTTGCCCATTTTACTTTGCGCTTCCTTCTCCGACACACCAGGAGTGTCACCAGCGATTCCAACATCTACTCCAAACCCAATATCAGGCTCAATTGCTGCAGCAGAAGTACGAGCTCCACGTAAGCCTACCTCTTCTTGTACACTTCCAACTCCGTATACAATGTTTGGATGCTCTTCATTCTTCAATTTCTTTAACACATCAATCGCAATCGCACAACCAATCCGATTATCCCAAGCTTTCGCTAATAAAAGCTTTTCATTGTTCATCACAGTAAACTCAAAGTATGGAACGACCATATCACCAGGACGGACTCCCCACTCTGTTGCTTCCTCACGACTTGATGCACCAATATCAATAAACATATCTTTAATTTCTACTGGTTTTTTTCTAGCTTCAGGAGATAAAATATGTGGCGGCTTTGACCCGATAACCCCCGTCACGTCTCCCTTTCTTGTAACAATCGTGACTCGCTGCGCTAACATAACCTGAGACCACCAGCCACCTACCGTTTGGAAGCGCAGGAACCCTTTATCATCAATTTGCGTGATCATAAAACCTACTTCATCCAAGTGACCAGCAACCATTATCTTCGGACCATTCGCATCTCCCACTTTTTTAGCAATTAAGCTTCCAAGTCCATCAGTTGTTACTTCATCCGCATACGGAGCAATATGCTTGTTCATCACTTCTCTTGGCTCACGCTCATTCCCTGGAATTCCTTTGGCATCTGTTAATTCTTTGAGCATCGCTAAAGTATCATCAAGCTTTGTCATTTATTTCGACTCCCTTAATATGTATTATGTTTATAGTATACTAGCTACAACTTAAATGCACAAAGTATACATCAGTACCCTTCCTTCTGCCTTTTATAATTTACTTCATTTTTAGAGATATATGCTTCTTTTATCTCTTCTGACGTAAATCCAAGCATCTTACCTAAAACAAAATAACTTTCTAACATGCTACGATACGCATCAGTACTCCTTTCTGCAGAAAAGCGATGAACCGTTTCATACATGGATAAAAACTGATTTGTCACATTTTCCTCTACTAATGCTAGTTCTTCTACCTGAACATCACGCTCCAATCCACAATCAAGTCCTAATGATAAAATAAAATGAACTCCATCTACAAATTCCTCTAAAATCACTTCTTTTGGGGAAGCCCCTTTTACACTCCAAAACTTAAAACAACGTGTCTCATTTGCTAGTTCACCTAGTTCAACCAACAAAGCCAGAACCTTTCTACTTATTAGGCTATCTGCTTTTAATTCGTGTTTTTCTGCGATATGTTCATCCAAACCTTTTTGCATCTCAAATAACTCTCGTAAATCCATCATTTCACTCTTTTCTATGTATATTACTTTAATCATAATGAAATTAAGAAAAAAATTCACTTAAAAGCAACACTTTATGAAACCTTTTTCAAATAAAAACGTATATAAGGAAAAATGAAGAGTGGAGGGCTTAAGTATGATGTGGCTACTACGCATGCTCCTAATAGCATTTATCTTATTTTTAATATACAGCGCCTTCAAATTTGTGTTAAACCCAAAGCGAAAATTGGAGTTAGCTCACGAGCAAAAACAATTCTTTTTACTCGATGATATAAAAAATGTTCGAAAGAATTTCCTCTTAACCTATAAAGGGGTTCTATTCGAAGGGGAAAAATACTTAGGCACAACCGAGAACACCTTCGAGGTTGTTTCTATATTCATTTGGCCACATAGTACCTCTACGCTAAATGGTTTGTCAAAGGAAGATTTCCGTTATATTGAAATGGAAGTAGCTGTTTTTTATCCGAATGCAAAAATTGACTGGAAAAGTCCCATTCATGAATTTATGAAAAAATAAACGTTCAAGGGAACATCCCTTGAACGTTTTTATTAGCCCTGCTTCTCTAGCTTTGATTCCTTAAAAAAATCTTTCCACTTAATAATTGTCATCTTCTCCCTCAGTACATAAACAAGAATAGATAAAGAAAACAAAATTATAACAATCATCGTTGGAGTAAATTGACTAATAAATTGACCAAAGACAGTGTAAAAGAAAGCTAACGGAAGATTCGTAATAAAAGCTGCCTTTGAATACTCTTTAAAGCCACGGTGTCTTTCCATTAAACAAAAGTTTAATAGTTGATAGTGGACAAAAGGAACAAGTCGTAAAATCGAAATCTGACTAACTGTTAAATTACGATACTCTCCAAACCACTTTTTCCGAATCGAAGACAGTTTTTCTTGTGTTCTTGGAAATTTTGAAACGAGAGCAAAAAACAGGATGCTACTAATCATTAACCCAATAAGCGAGTATATCGTACCTGCTACTGTTCCAAAAAGAATTCCACCCGCAATACAGATGATGACTACAGGAATAAATAAAAACTGTCGTAATGAATGGAACAAGACGAATATTATCGGGGTGAAAACTCCACCAGCCTGAAACATGACAAGCAGTAACGCTAACTCCTCATCCATATGACCACCCCTTAAGCAGTTTCTTGATGTCTATTACAGCTTATCGAGGATGGACCATTTCTATGACAACTATTCCCTTAATTCCATACATAGTAAAGCAATAGACCGATTTGAAGAACAGTCAAAAACGGCAATCCCCATTTAAAGCTAGGATGCTTCGTTTTATGCCGAAAGGACTTCATTCCGATAAATGCTCCAAATGCTCCTCCAAAAAAGGCGAATTGCCAAAGTGTTGCTTCTCTAATTCTATATTCATTTTTCTTAGCCTTCTGTTTATCAGCATACATCAACGTACAACTGACAATATTTATTACCAATAAATAAATCCAAATATATGTAAGCATACAATACCTCCTTGAAGGACTTAAAAAAGCCACCCTCTAGTAAGAGAATGGCTTCTATAGACTAATAAGTCAATTATTTTGCTAGGCTTTGCTTAGCAGCTGCAGCTAATTCTGCAAATGCTTTTTCGTCGCTTACTGCAAGTTCAGCAAGCATTTTACGGTTTACTTCGATACCTGCAACGCTTAAACCGTGCATTAAACGGCTATAAGAAAGACCGTTCATACGAGCTGCTGCATTGATACGAGTGATCCAAAGCTTACGGAAGTCACGCTTCTTTTGGCGACGATCACGGAATGCATACATTAGAGATTTCATAACCTGTTGGTTAGCTACTTTGTATAATGTATGTTTTGAACCATAATAACCTTTTGCTAATTTAATAACTTTTTTACGACGTCTGCGAGTTACTGTACCGCCTTTAACACGTGGCATATGTTTTCCCTCCTAATTTGCAATTACTTAAGATTTACTAGTAAGTTACGGATGCGCTTGTAATCGCCTGAAGAAACTAGAGTTCCTTTGCGAAGCTTACGCTTTGCCTTTGTAGATTTGTTAGCGAATAAATGGCTTCTGTATGCGTGTGAACGCTTCAGTTTACCAGATCCTGTTCTCTTGAAACGCTTTGCTGCGCCGCGGTGAGTTTTCATTTTTGGCATTAGGGATTCCTCCTCATTACTTGTCGTTTTTAGGTGCTAATGTCATAAACATGCTTCTGCCATCCATTTTTGGATGAGATTCCACTGTTGCAACTTCTTTACAAGCTTCTGCAAAGCGGACTAAAACACGTTGTCCGATCTCTTTATGTGTAATTGCACGACCTTTAAATCGAATCGATGCTTTTACCTTATCGCCTTTTTCCAAGAATTTAATCGCATTACGTAACTTTGTGTTAAAGTCATGCTCATCAATGGTTGGGCTAAGTCGAACTTCTTTAGTGGTTATGATTTTTTGATTTTTACGTGCTTCTTTTTCTTTCTTCTGCTGCTCAAACTTAAACTTACCGTAGTCCATAATACGTGCTACTGGTGGTTTCGCGTTTGGTGCAACAAGAACAACGTCAAGATTTACACGCGTAGCAATCTCAAGTGCTTCGATTTTTGATTTAATGCCTAGTTGTTCGCCATTTTGATCAATTAGACGTACTTCGCGGGCACGAATACCCTCGTTCAACAACATGTCTTTGCTAATAGCTGGACACCTCCAAGGTTTAATGCGAATACAACGTTTGGGTTAAGAAGATTTCATTTTCATAAGAAAAATAAAAAAGTGCGGATGAATGCACCCACACTTTACGATACCCATACGGTAATAAGCCTTTTCGTAAAACCTGCCAACTGCACTTTGGCGTCAATCAGGTGAGAAGCGGGTGCTTCTTCTTTATCTCAAACTCGTATTCAATTTACCTTAGCAACTATATCACAATAAATAACACATGTCAACGAAACACTTTTTTTATCACAACGAAATGAATTGTATCAAAAATATACGTATGTGGCAATACCTTTTCAAAAAATAAACATAAAGAGGATGATCATTCATCCCCTTCTGTGAAAAACCTTAGCGCTTAACTTCCATCTTTAAATTTTCAACAAACGTTTCAAAGGAAACAACCTCTGATTTTTGCTCCCCATATTTTCGTACATTCACTGCCTTTTCTGCTACTTCATTGTCACCAACGACTAGCATATAAGGAGTTTTTTGCATTTGCGCTTCACGAATCTTGTAACCGATTTTCTCATTACGATCATCCATTTCGACACGAATGCCTTCTGCCTGAAGAAGTTCTTGCACTTGCTTTGCGTAGTCAAAATGAACGTCAGGAGAAACTGGAATCACTTGAACCTGTACAGGCGCTAACCAAGTAGGGAAAGCTCCTTTGTATTCTTCAATCAAGAACGCAACAAAACGCTCCATCGTTGATACGACACCACGGTGGATAACTACAGGACGATGTTGTTTCCCATCCTCACCCACATAGCTCAAATCAAAGCGTTCTGGTAATAAGAAGTCTAACTGGACAGTAGAAAGGGTTTCTTCCTTCCCAAGAGCTGTCTTCACTTGAACATCAAGCTTTGGACCATAAAAAGCCGCTTCACCCTCTGCCTCAAAATAATTTAGCCCTAAGTCATCCATCGCTTCTTTTAACATGCTTTGAGCCTTTTCCCACATTTGATCATCATCAAAATACTTTTCTTTATCTTCAGGATCACGGTACGATAGGCGGAAGGAGTAATCATTGATATTAAAATCTTTGTACACTTCCAATACCAATCCTACCACTCGCTTAAATTCATCCTTGATTTGATCTGGACGAACGAAAATATGCGCATCGTTTAACGTCATTCCACGTACACGTTGAAGACCAGAAAGTGCTCCAGACATTTCATAGCGGTGCATCGTTCCAAGCTCGGCAATACGAATAGGAAGCTCACGATAACTATGAATACCGTGCTTATAGATCATCATATGATGCGGACAGTTCATCGGGCGTAAAACGAGCTGCTCATTGTCCATTTCCATAACCGGGAACATGTCTTCTTGATAATGATCCCAGTGCCCTGATGTTTTATATAAATCAACGCTTCCCATCACAGGTGTGTACACGTGGTCGTAACCAAGTCGTGACTCCTTATCCACGATATATCTCTCGATAATACGGCGAATCGTCGCACCCTTTGGTAGCCACATTGGAAGGCCTTGTCCCACTTTTTGTGAGTTCATGAATAAATTTAATTCTTTTCCTATTTTTCTATGATCACGTTCTTTTGCTTCTTCCAGTAGACGAAGATGTTCAGCCAAGTCTTCTTTCTTGAAGAAAGCTGTTCCGTATATACGTTGAAGCATTTTGTTATCGCTATTGCCTCTCCAATAAGCACCCGCAATACTCAGAAGTTTTAATTCCTTCAATTTCCCTGTCGATGGAACATGAACTCCACGACATAAGTCGAAGAAATCCCCTTGTTCATAAATAGTTACTGTTTCTCCTGCAGGAATGGCTTCAATCAGCTCAAGCTTGTATTCATCGCCAATCTCCTTGAACAGCTGAACAGCCTCATCACGACTAACTTCTTTTCGAACAATCTCAATGTTTTCGTTAATAATTTTTTTCATTTCTTTTTCAATTAAAGGCAGATCTTCTGGTGTTAATGATTCCTCAATATCTACATCGTAGTAAAATCCACCTTCAATAACTGGACCAACACCAAGCTTTACGTTTTTGTATAGGCGCTTAATCGCTTGTGCCATTAAGTGGGCACTACTATGTCTAAGGATTTCAAGTGCATCTGCACTATCCTGAGTGACAATTTCAATTGCTCCATCTTGCTCAATCGGACGTTTAAGATCATACAACTGGCCATCTACTTTTCCAGCCAATGCCTTCTTTTTAAGCCCTGGGCTAATGGAGGCAGCAACATCTTCTGTTGTTGTTCCAAACGGAAACTCCTTTACTGCACCGTCTGGGAACGTTAACTTTACAACATTTGACATAACCATTTTCCTCCTAAATATAAAATAAAAATAAAAAAACTCGTCCCTCGGAAAGGGACGAGTTTATAAACAACACGTGGTTCCACCCTAATTTTCACCTTGATAAATCATCAAAATGACTTTAGAAAAATAGATAACGGACTTTATCCGTCAGCCCATACTTAATCAATTGTTCAAGGCTGATGTTTAGAGGTGGTAAGCTGTTCAATCGTGTTAGGAAGTTTCCAGCCAAAGCCTTCCCTCTCTGATAACCGTATATAAAACGCTCATATCCTCATCATAACATTTATATCATGAAGTTGTATCTTATTATGTACGTATTATAGTTTGTTCATGAGGGAAAAGCAAGTATCTATCTAGAAATTCTCATCAGCAGCAAAGGCGAATTTCCTTTTTCGATCATGAAATAAGTTCATGGCTGCTACCACTACTCTTTCCTCAAAAAGATTACAGATCGTTCGAACCAAAGGCTGCTCTGGTTCATCGGTGTATAAATAAATCTTTTGGGGAGCCATCGAAAGCAACGGTGCAATAGTGACACTATCAATATAGACTGGATGATTGGAAAGTAGTTTCCGATCGATCAGCTGTAAGATTTCTTTTCTTCTTAATTCAAAGAATTTCTCATCAAAAAACGTTATCGAATCAGAAACAATTAAATGAATCACTTTCTTGATTGAACTTCTTCCAGCTAAAAATTCTCTGAGAGTATGAACAAAGATTTGGTACTCTTGCTCAAGTTTATACTCATCAATCGCAACCTCAACCACCCGCTCTATGAGTGTCGTAATGGAACGCAGTCGAAAGCGCAGGAAGGAGTCGAACGAGAAAGACAAGCGCTGTGAGAATAATTCGTTAATAGCTGATTCAACC containing:
- a CDS encoding TVP38/TMEM64 family protein, whose translation is MDEELALLLVMFQAGGVFTPIIFVLFHSLRQFLFIPVVIICIAGGILFGTVAGTIYSLIGLMISSILFFALVSKFPRTQEKLSSIRKKWFGEYRNLTVSQISILRLVPFVHYQLLNFCLMERHRGFKEYSKAAFITNLPLAFFYTVFGQFISQFTPTMIVIILFSLSILVYVLREKMTIIKWKDFFKESKLEKQG
- the infC gene encoding translation initiation factor IF-3; the encoded protein is MLLNEGIRAREVRLIDQNGEQLGIKSKIEALEIATRVNLDVVLVAPNAKPPVARIMDYGKFKFEQQKKEKEARKNQKIITTKEVRLSPTIDEHDFNTKLRNAIKFLEKGDKVKASIRFKGRAITHKEIGQRVLVRFAEACKEVATVESHPKMDGRSMFMTLAPKNDK
- a CDS encoding dUTP diphosphatase, which produces MMDLRELFEMQKGLDEHIAEKHELKADSLISRKVLALLVELGELANETRCFKFWSVKGASPKEVILEEFVDGVHFILSLGLDCGLERDVQVEELALVEENVTNQFLSMYETVHRFSAERSTDAYRSMLESYFVLGKMLGFTSEEIKEAYISKNEVNYKRQKEGY
- the thrS gene encoding threonine--tRNA ligase, producing the protein MSNVVKLTFPDGAVKEFPFGTTTEDVAASISPGLKKKALAGKVDGQLYDLKRPIEQDGAIEIVTQDSADALEILRHSSAHLMAQAIKRLYKNVKLGVGPVIEGGFYYDVDIEESLTPEDLPLIEKEMKKIINENIEIVRKEVSRDEAVQLFKEIGDEYKLELIEAIPAGETVTIYEQGDFFDLCRGVHVPSTGKLKELKLLSIAGAYWRGNSDNKMLQRIYGTAFFKKEDLAEHLRLLEEAKERDHRKIGKELNLFMNSQKVGQGLPMWLPKGATIRRIIERYIVDKESRLGYDHVYTPVMGSVDLYKTSGHWDHYQEDMFPVMEMDNEQLVLRPMNCPHHMMIYKHGIHSYRELPIRIAELGTMHRYEMSGALSGLQRVRGMTLNDAHIFVRPDQIKDEFKRVVGLVLEVYKDFNINDYSFRLSYRDPEDKEKYFDDDQMWEKAQSMLKEAMDDLGLNYFEAEGEAAFYGPKLDVQVKTALGKEETLSTVQLDFLLPERFDLSYVGEDGKQHRPVVIHRGVVSTMERFVAFLIEEYKGAFPTWLAPVQVQVIPVSPDVHFDYAKQVQELLQAEGIRVEMDDRNEKIGYKIREAQMQKTPYMLVVGDNEVAEKAVNVRKYGEQKSEVVSFETFVENLKMEVKR
- a CDS encoding sigma-w pathway protein ysdB — encoded protein: MMWLLRMLLIAFILFLIYSAFKFVLNPKRKLELAHEQKQFFLLDDIKNVRKNFLLTYKGVLFEGEKYLGTTENTFEVVSIFIWPHSTSTLNGLSKEDFRYIEMEVAVFYPNAKIDWKSPIHEFMKK
- a CDS encoding DUF1294 domain-containing protein, whose protein sequence is MLTYIWIYLLVINIVSCTLMYADKQKAKKNEYRIREATLWQFAFFGGAFGAFIGMKSFRHKTKHPSFKWGLPFLTVLQIGLLLYYVWN
- the ytxC gene encoding sporulation protein YtxC; its protein translation is MFEIIFQNKEDAKRFHQLLKKHAQSSLHLNHETLLIEDKHIVKCDGKLEEVVVKKAFGQFIQEIKLVDWSREILKEHFCYDDEHEQEQILDIITAIVDGNRRELLSFVDVNTLNNLVESAINELFSQRLSFSFDSFLRFRLRSITTLIERVVEVAIDEYKLEQEYQIFVHTLREFLAGRSSIKKVIHLIVSDSITFFDEKFFELRRKEILQLIDRKLLSNHPVYIDSVTIAPLLSMAPQKIYLYTDEPEQPLVRTICNLFEERVVVAAMNLFHDRKRKFAFAADENF
- the rplT gene encoding 50S ribosomal protein L20, whose product is MPRVKGGTVTRRRRKKVIKLAKGYYGSKHTLYKVANQQVMKSLMYAFRDRRQKKRDFRKLWITRINAAARMNGLSYSRLMHGLSVAGIEVNRKMLAELAVSDEKAFAELAAAAKQSLAK
- the rpmI gene encoding 50S ribosomal protein L35; the protein is MPKMKTHRGAAKRFKRTGSGKLKRSHAYRSHLFANKSTKAKRKLRKGTLVSSGDYKRIRNLLVNLK
- a CDS encoding M42 family metallopeptidase, translating into MTKLDDTLAMLKELTDAKGIPGNEREPREVMNKHIAPYADEVTTDGLGSLIAKKVGDANGPKIMVAGHLDEVGFMITQIDDKGFLRFQTVGGWWSQVMLAQRVTIVTRKGDVTGVIGSKPPHILSPEARKKPVEIKDMFIDIGASSREEATEWGVRPGDMVVPYFEFTVMNNEKLLLAKAWDNRIGCAIAIDVLKKLKNEEHPNIVYGVGSVQEEVGLRGARTSAAAIEPDIGFGVDVGIAGDTPGVSEKEAQSKMGKGPQIILYDASMVSHKGLRDLVTDTADELGIPYQFDAIAGGGTDAGSIHISHKGVPSLAITIATRYIHSHAAMLHRDDYENAVKLIVEVIKRLDRETVDRITLE